One part of the Mesorhizobium sp. M4B.F.Ca.ET.058.02.1.1 genome encodes these proteins:
- a CDS encoding metalloregulator ArsR/SmtB family transcription factor produces the protein MLVEHPSSVTELASALPVTRSAVSQHLKVLKDARLVVDTPAGKHRIYRVDPDGLAALRADLDRFWIKTLAAYKEAVEQQPKE, from the coding sequence ATGCTGGTCGAACACCCGAGTTCGGTGACCGAGTTGGCAAGCGCTCTGCCGGTCACCCGGTCCGCGGTTTCGCAGCATCTGAAGGTACTGAAGGATGCCAGGCTCGTGGTCGACACACCCGCCGGCAAGCACCGCATCTATCGCGTCGATCCCGATGGGTTGGCGGCTTTGCGCGCCGACCTGGACCGGTTCTGGATAAAAACGCTCGCGGCCTACAAGGAAGCCGTGGAGCAGCAGCCAAAGGAGTGA
- a CDS encoding MFS transporter — translation MAFQFQSVGAVAPLVSDSLGASLADIGILIGLYLAPGVALALPGATIGQRYGDRATVLAGLLMMLAGETLMTSSAPWSLQISGRLIGGTGGVLLNVLMTKMVADWFAGREIATAMAIYINSWPAGIAIALMLLPAIGTTFGISAVGIAVAILIVVAIGLIAFIYQAPQAPPAGCRRWLCS, via the coding sequence ATGGCGTTTCAATTCCAGAGCGTCGGCGCCGTCGCGCCCCTTGTCAGCGATAGCCTCGGTGCGAGCCTGGCCGACATCGGCATCCTGATCGGCCTCTATCTTGCACCGGGGGTCGCATTGGCCCTGCCCGGCGCGACCATCGGCCAGCGCTATGGCGACAGGGCGACCGTGCTCGCCGGCCTCCTGATGATGCTGGCGGGTGAAACGCTGATGACGTCGTCTGCGCCCTGGAGCCTGCAGATCAGCGGCCGACTGATCGGCGGCACTGGCGGCGTTCTGCTGAACGTCCTGATGACCAAGATGGTCGCCGACTGGTTTGCCGGCCGGGAAATCGCAACGGCCATGGCCATCTACATCAACTCATGGCCAGCGGGCATCGCGATCGCTCTGATGCTGCTGCCAGCAATCGGGACGACCTTCGGGATAAGCGCTGTGGGCATCGCCGTTGCGATACTGATTGTCGTCGCCATCGGCCTGATTGCCTTCATCTATCAAGCTCCGCAGGCGCCGCCCGCCGGGTGCAGGCGGTGGCTCTGTTCCTAA
- a CDS encoding LysR substrate-binding domain-containing protein: MTNRPPLRALHAFEAAARHGSFKAAAVELGVTPTAISHQVRLLEEICGRKLFQRRPRPLVLTSAGVRLFPILRNGFDLLAGSLAAVAEPDFQAPLRVTSPNAFASRWLVPRLPKWREANPAIPLEIIGTDAVLDLRAGAADVAIRYTRRPPLHFAAQEICRDSFFPICSPQLLASDGRLIERAADLLRYPLIHFDWMNRDPDAPTWSRWLAMARSIDPESIPDKAWDLSFREELHAIDAVVAGQGIAICSDIVVGRELENGSLVKAHPMSLPGYSFYVVWMHHSARSAVIESFLGWMRTVI, encoded by the coding sequence ATGACAAACCGCCCGCCGCTGCGCGCATTGCACGCCTTTGAGGCCGCCGCCCGGCACGGCAGCTTCAAGGCCGCGGCGGTGGAGCTCGGCGTGACGCCGACGGCGATCAGCCACCAGGTCCGCTTGCTGGAAGAGATATGCGGTCGCAAGCTGTTTCAGCGCCGGCCGCGCCCGCTCGTGCTGACGAGCGCGGGAGTGCGGCTGTTTCCGATCCTGCGCAACGGCTTTGATCTTCTCGCCGGCTCGCTTGCCGCGGTCGCCGAGCCCGATTTTCAGGCGCCATTGCGGGTAACGAGCCCGAACGCTTTCGCGAGTCGATGGCTCGTGCCCCGGCTGCCGAAATGGCGAGAGGCCAACCCGGCAATACCACTGGAGATCATCGGAACGGACGCGGTACTCGATCTGCGCGCCGGCGCCGCGGATGTAGCGATCCGCTATACGCGTCGCCCGCCTTTGCACTTTGCCGCGCAGGAGATATGCCGCGATTCCTTCTTTCCGATTTGCAGTCCCCAATTGTTGGCAAGCGATGGGCGGCTGATCGAGCGCGCCGCCGATCTCCTGCGTTATCCTTTGATCCACTTTGACTGGATGAACCGGGATCCGGATGCTCCCACCTGGTCCCGGTGGCTGGCGATGGCCCGATCAATCGATCCGGAGTCAATCCCGGACAAAGCCTGGGATTTGAGCTTTCGCGAGGAACTGCATGCGATCGACGCGGTTGTCGCCGGGCAAGGCATTGCGATCTGCAGTGATATTGTGGTCGGCCGCGAACTGGAAAACGGCTCTCTCGTCAAGGCGCATCCAATGTCCTTGCCGGGCTACAGCTTTTATGTCGTCTGGATGCACCACAGTGCCCGATCCGCGGTTATAGAATCCTTCCTGGGCTGGATGAGAACCGTCATATGA
- a CDS encoding iron ABC transporter permease produces the protein MSIETTAAGAAVDRTEGRGRYRALVWRRQIILAGLCAALLLSLCVDLAVGPARYGLGEVVRALLAPDTVPQQVRVVLWEIRMPVALMAIVVGAALAVAGAQMQTILNNPLASPFTLGISAAASFGAALALAFGVRLIPAAVEYVVPINAFVMAMLAAFLIHMLSVKRGVSVETIVLLGIALVFTFNALLALVQFFASAEALAAVVFWTMGSLTKATWPKLAVTTFILLAVLPIFARRAWALTALRLGEDKAASFGVKVGRLRLETLMLVTLLAAIPVAFVGTIGFIGLVGPHIARMVIGEDQRFFLPASALSGALILSASSVVSKSLIPGTVFPIGIVTSLIGIPFFISLILSSARRSW, from the coding sequence ATGTCGATTGAGACGACGGCCGCCGGCGCCGCGGTCGATCGCACCGAGGGACGAGGGCGTTATCGCGCCCTCGTCTGGCGACGGCAGATCATTCTCGCCGGCCTTTGCGCCGCCCTGCTCTTGAGCCTCTGCGTCGACCTTGCGGTCGGTCCAGCTCGCTATGGGCTCGGTGAGGTCGTGCGGGCGCTTCTTGCTCCTGATACGGTGCCGCAGCAGGTGCGCGTGGTGCTCTGGGAAATCCGCATGCCGGTGGCGCTGATGGCCATCGTCGTGGGAGCGGCGCTCGCCGTGGCCGGCGCGCAGATGCAGACAATCCTCAACAACCCGCTGGCGAGCCCCTTCACGCTCGGTATATCAGCCGCCGCGAGTTTCGGCGCAGCACTTGCACTGGCCTTCGGCGTGAGGCTCATCCCCGCCGCGGTCGAATATGTCGTGCCGATCAACGCCTTCGTGATGGCGATGCTGGCGGCGTTCCTCATTCACATGCTGAGCGTCAAGCGCGGCGTCAGCGTGGAGACCATCGTGCTGCTCGGCATCGCGCTGGTCTTCACCTTCAACGCGCTGCTCGCGCTCGTCCAGTTTTTCGCATCGGCGGAAGCGCTGGCGGCAGTCGTCTTCTGGACCATGGGTAGCCTCACCAAGGCCACCTGGCCCAAGCTCGCCGTCACTACATTCATTCTCCTCGCAGTTTTGCCCATTTTCGCGCGGCGCGCCTGGGCGCTGACGGCGCTGCGGCTGGGCGAAGACAAGGCAGCCAGCTTTGGCGTCAAGGTCGGTCGCTTGCGGCTGGAGACGCTGATGCTGGTGACTCTTCTCGCCGCCATCCCCGTCGCCTTCGTCGGCACCATCGGCTTCATCGGCCTCGTTGGTCCGCATATCGCACGGATGGTCATCGGGGAGGACCAGCGCTTCTTCCTGCCCGCGTCGGCCCTGTCGGGCGCGCTGATCCTGTCGGCGAGCTCCGTGGTCAGCAAGTCGCTCATCCCCGGGACAGTCTTCCCGATCGGCATTGTCACCTCGCTCATCGGCATTCCGTTCTTCATCTCGCTCATCCTGTCCAGCGCGAGGCGCTCATGGTGA
- a CDS encoding sterol desaturase family protein → MLDALTVAPLMRFVADIYPVILQSDLYRYLIGAGGTFLLINVLLSARLASRKIRQETPQARQIIREILTSLRTVVIFSLVGLTIAILANLGWLPVYEDPGQYGWAYFAINVVALIVAHDAWFYWTHWFMHRPKLFRWFHRLHHRSYNPTPWTAYAFDASEAFVNAVFLLLFMAIMPTSVLAAFIFTAHMMLRNAIGHSGYEIFPANREGRPLFDWMATVTHHDLHHARPRANFGLYFTWWDKLMGTEDPTYYDEFQRAVTRCALRTRRPAN, encoded by the coding sequence ATGCTTGACGCCCTAACCGTCGCGCCGCTCATGCGCTTCGTAGCCGACATTTATCCGGTGATCCTGCAGAGCGATCTCTATCGCTACCTGATCGGCGCCGGCGGGACGTTTCTCTTGATCAACGTGCTCCTTTCGGCGCGGCTTGCATCACGCAAGATTCGCCAAGAGACACCGCAAGCGCGGCAAATCATCCGCGAAATTCTCACGTCGCTCCGGACCGTCGTGATTTTCTCCCTGGTCGGGTTGACGATCGCCATTCTGGCCAATCTTGGCTGGCTCCCGGTCTATGAAGACCCAGGACAATACGGGTGGGCCTATTTCGCCATCAATGTCGTCGCGCTGATCGTCGCGCACGATGCGTGGTTCTACTGGACCCACTGGTTCATGCATCGCCCAAAACTGTTCCGGTGGTTCCACCGCCTCCACCACCGTTCGTACAATCCGACACCGTGGACCGCCTATGCCTTCGACGCCAGCGAAGCCTTCGTCAATGCGGTGTTCCTTCTGCTCTTCATGGCCATCATGCCGACCAGTGTGCTCGCCGCGTTCATCTTCACCGCGCACATGATGCTCAGAAACGCCATTGGCCACAGCGGATACGAGATATTTCCCGCCAACCGGGAGGGCCGCCCTCTGTTCGATTGGATGGCCACGGTCACACATCACGACCTGCACCATGCGCGGCCCCGCGCTAATTTCGGACTCTATTTCACCTGGTGGGACAAGCTCATGGGAACGGAAGACCCAACTTATTACGATGAATTCCAGCGTGCGGTCACACGCTGCGCGCTGCGCACCCGGCGACCTGCGAACTGA
- a CDS encoding ABC transporter substrate-binding protein: MMAAAIVALLTLAARAEMVKVTDVTGREIEVNVPVERVILGEGRQVYLVAALDAEDPFKRIVGWREDFSQADPDNYAAYLEKFPRMAEIPTFGGFKDGTFDVEQAVSLKPDVILMNIESKQATEDAKYIEKLASAGIPLVYVDFRERPFINTEPSMRLFGKLFGKEERAEEFIAFRAAEIARVTDVIEKAKPARPKVFIERAGGYSEDCCMSFGDDNFGKFVEMAGGDNIAMDIIPGTFGTLNPEQIIASNPDQIIVTGGWWEAYVPGGAWVGVGPGRDEAEALRKLKALTERPALTGVKAVENGQVHAIWHQFYNSPYQFVAIQQMAKWLHPDLFADLDPEATFRVLHEKFLPVAYRPGHWVSLTDVD; the protein is encoded by the coding sequence ATGATGGCGGCCGCTATCGTTGCCCTGCTGACGCTGGCCGCAAGGGCGGAGATGGTGAAAGTGACTGACGTCACCGGCCGAGAGATCGAGGTGAACGTTCCGGTCGAGAGGGTCATCCTGGGCGAAGGCCGGCAGGTCTATCTCGTCGCGGCGCTCGACGCCGAGGACCCGTTCAAGCGCATCGTCGGCTGGCGCGAGGATTTCAGCCAGGCGGATCCAGACAACTACGCCGCCTACCTCGAGAAATTCCCCAGGATGGCAGAGATTCCCACCTTCGGTGGCTTCAAGGACGGCACCTTCGATGTCGAGCAGGCCGTCTCGCTTAAGCCAGATGTCATCCTGATGAACATCGAGTCGAAGCAGGCGACCGAGGACGCCAAGTATATCGAGAAGCTCGCCTCCGCCGGCATTCCGCTCGTCTATGTCGATTTCCGCGAGCGCCCCTTCATCAACACCGAGCCCAGCATGCGCCTCTTCGGCAAGCTGTTCGGCAAAGAGGAGCGCGCCGAGGAGTTCATCGCCTTTCGCGCCGCCGAGATCGCCCGCGTCACCGACGTGATTGAGAAAGCCAAGCCGGCAAGGCCCAAGGTCTTTATCGAGCGTGCCGGTGGCTATTCGGAAGACTGCTGCATGAGCTTCGGCGATGACAATTTCGGCAAGTTCGTCGAGATGGCGGGCGGCGACAACATCGCTATGGACATCATTCCGGGCACGTTCGGCACGCTCAATCCCGAACAGATCATCGCCTCGAACCCGGATCAGATCATCGTCACTGGCGGCTGGTGGGAAGCCTATGTGCCGGGCGGCGCCTGGGTCGGTGTCGGCCCCGGCCGCGACGAGGCCGAGGCGCTGCGCAAGCTGAAGGCGCTGACCGAACGGCCGGCGCTGACTGGCGTGAAGGCCGTCGAGAACGGTCAGGTGCATGCCATCTGGCATCAGTTCTACAACAGCCCCTATCAGTTCGTCGCCATCCAGCAAATGGCGAAGTGGCTGCATCCGGATCTTTTCGCCGACCTCGACCCCGAAGCGACCTTCAGGGTGCTGCACGAGAAGTTCCTGCCGGTCGCCTACAGGCCGGGCCACTGGGTCTCGCTGACCGATGTCGATTGA
- a CDS encoding FAD-binding oxidoreductase, with the protein MEIPRKADAPLGRSHSQTVAVEQLRRGLRGELVLPTDTAYDQARKVWNGAIDKRPAAIVFCADAGDVVHAVTYARLQGFVVAVRSGGHNVAGLSVCDDGMVIDLSRMKKIVVDPERCIVRAEAGLNLGEFDAATQAYGLATTMGVNGDTGIAGLTLGGGFGKLGRKHGLSCDNLIAAEIVTADGRLLRTSAHEHPELFWALRGGGGNFGIVTAFEYRLHPLGPALLVGSVLHAYDHAREVMRFYDKFSRGAPDELSVDAALVTLPSGDRGFSISACYVGAPEAGKPVIEPMMTFGSPVESRLQAVPYLQIQSAADSLFPRGRRYYWKAQFLHEISDAAIDALLDSYAKAPNHWSLLVFQQVGGAIARVPASHSPYANRDAAFDCFPIAIWDDPADDEANMRWARDLWNAVRPFSTGGVYANNLGDEGDERVRDAYGENYARLAAVKKQYDPTNFFRLNQNIRPE; encoded by the coding sequence ATGGAGATCCCACGAAAGGCCGACGCGCCATTGGGCCGATCCCATTCCCAGACTGTGGCGGTCGAACAACTGCGCCGAGGTCTGCGAGGCGAATTGGTATTGCCGACGGACACTGCCTACGACCAGGCGCGCAAGGTCTGGAACGGGGCGATCGACAAACGCCCCGCCGCAATCGTCTTTTGCGCCGATGCCGGTGACGTCGTCCATGCCGTGACCTACGCCAGGTTGCAGGGCTTCGTCGTGGCGGTGCGCAGCGGCGGCCATAACGTCGCCGGCCTGTCCGTGTGCGACGATGGCATGGTGATCGATCTATCCCGCATGAAGAAAATTGTCGTCGATCCCGAGCGCTGCATCGTCAGGGCCGAGGCCGGCCTGAATCTCGGCGAGTTCGACGCCGCCACACAGGCGTACGGTCTTGCGACAACCATGGGCGTCAACGGCGACACCGGTATTGCCGGCCTGACGCTCGGCGGAGGCTTCGGCAAGCTCGGGCGCAAGCACGGCCTGAGTTGCGATAATCTGATCGCGGCCGAAATCGTCACGGCCGACGGGCGGCTGTTGCGAACAAGCGCCCACGAGCATCCAGAACTGTTCTGGGCCTTGCGCGGCGGCGGTGGCAATTTCGGCATAGTGACGGCGTTCGAATACCGGCTGCACCCGCTTGGCCCGGCCCTTCTCGTGGGCTCGGTGCTTCACGCCTATGATCATGCGCGCGAGGTCATGCGGTTTTACGACAAATTCTCCCGTGGCGCCCCGGACGAGTTGAGCGTCGACGCCGCGCTCGTCACACTGCCGTCGGGCGACCGTGGCTTCAGCATCTCGGCGTGCTATGTCGGCGCACCCGAGGCGGGCAAACCGGTCATCGAACCGATGATGACATTCGGGTCCCCCGTCGAAAGCCGCCTGCAGGCCGTTCCCTATCTTCAGATTCAATCGGCGGCCGACAGCCTTTTTCCACGCGGACGACGCTATTACTGGAAGGCGCAGTTCCTGCACGAGATCAGCGATGCAGCGATCGATGCGCTGCTCGACAGTTACGCGAAGGCTCCCAATCACTGGTCCCTGCTGGTTTTCCAGCAGGTCGGCGGCGCGATCGCCCGGGTGCCCGCGTCGCACTCGCCCTACGCCAATCGCGATGCGGCCTTCGACTGCTTCCCGATCGCCATCTGGGACGATCCGGCCGATGACGAGGCAAACATGCGCTGGGCGCGCGACCTATGGAACGCGGTCAGACCATTCTCCACCGGCGGCGTCTATGCCAACAATCTTGGTGATGAGGGTGACGAGCGCGTGCGTGATGCCTACGGCGAAAATTATGCGCGCCTGGCAGCAGTCAAGAAGCAATACGACCCGACCAATTTCTTCCGACTGAACCAGAATATCAGGCCTGAATAG
- a CDS encoding class I SAM-dependent methyltransferase produces MVGEANYSLRDEIRDYWSARAETFDVSVGHEIFSERERRAWHRLILKHLGAGNRRRALDLACGTGVVSHLMYDLGYAVTGLDWSEAMLSKARAKATQRESGIRFLLGDAERTLEEKDCYDVLVTRHLVWTLVDPRAAFAEWFSLLKPGGRLLIVDGDFVSETWAARLRRILERLPGSTVEAAGALDQAMMDRHRSILSRLHFSRGAKADEVCALLAEAGFEVPVVDIRLGAIHRAQARHLNFLKALERSMQHRYAICATKPARAFRSRL; encoded by the coding sequence ATGGTGGGCGAGGCCAATTATTCGCTGCGGGACGAAATACGTGATTACTGGTCGGCGCGTGCGGAGACCTTCGACGTCTCAGTGGGGCATGAGATCTTCTCCGAGCGGGAGCGCAGAGCCTGGCACAGGCTGATCCTCAAGCACCTGGGCGCCGGGAACCGCCGGCGCGCGCTCGATCTCGCCTGCGGCACCGGGGTTGTATCCCATCTCATGTACGACTTGGGCTACGCCGTGACAGGACTGGACTGGTCAGAGGCCATGCTTTCCAAGGCGCGTGCGAAGGCAACGCAAAGGGAAAGCGGCATCCGGTTCCTGCTCGGCGACGCGGAGCGCACGCTCGAAGAAAAGGACTGCTACGACGTCCTCGTCACCCGTCATCTCGTCTGGACGTTGGTCGATCCGCGAGCGGCGTTCGCCGAATGGTTCTCGCTGCTCAAGCCCGGCGGACGGTTGCTGATAGTTGATGGTGACTTCGTATCCGAGACCTGGGCAGCCCGTCTGCGTAGGATCTTGGAGAGACTGCCCGGCTCAACGGTCGAGGCGGCCGGCGCTCTGGACCAGGCGATGATGGACCGCCATCGCAGCATCCTGTCGCGGCTCCACTTTTCGCGCGGCGCCAAAGCGGACGAGGTCTGCGCGCTTCTTGCGGAGGCTGGCTTCGAGGTGCCTGTGGTCGACATCCGGCTCGGCGCGATTCATCGCGCACAGGCGCGGCACCTGAACTTCCTCAAGGCGCTGGAACGCTCGATGCAGCATCGCTATGCAATCTGCGCGACCAAGCCGGCGCGAGCTTTCAGGTCCCGTCTCTAA
- a CDS encoding AraC family transcriptional regulator, with amino-acid sequence MLRGGAISLNLLLALQFVRLRPVRAGTLSGLLLTLGVASYVLLSAPGMPGMLGDAHWIPLLLAVLNPVFLWWFAIGLFRDDFVWSPAYALPGVVLVAILLLGHGNSPMLAGVQTVLHQVVLVALLAHIVWMAVQDFRNDLVNSRRRFRIALAIVLPLAAVLIAAGEIYAMFAPLPSWTTLAQAVMLFALSFVFTAWLVPLRLDLFEAPSRPAVSVSELSPAERIELERLKRAVADGVCLEAELSLGQLAGRLGVPEHRLRRLINAGLGFRSFSAFINEHRVDEARRRLADPDRVREQIVSIAFGVGYASLAPFNRAFRDRTGTTPSQFRKDALGKLIDSENL; translated from the coding sequence ATGTTGCGGGGCGGCGCGATCTCCCTCAACCTGCTCTTGGCCCTTCAGTTTGTCAGACTACGGCCGGTGCGCGCGGGGACACTGAGCGGCCTCCTGCTCACTCTCGGAGTCGCCAGCTACGTTTTGCTGTCCGCACCGGGCATGCCCGGGATGCTGGGCGATGCTCACTGGATACCCTTGCTGCTAGCCGTCCTCAATCCCGTCTTCCTGTGGTGGTTCGCAATCGGCCTCTTCCGCGACGACTTTGTCTGGTCGCCCGCTTACGCGCTACCCGGCGTCGTTCTGGTCGCGATCCTGCTGCTTGGCCACGGCAACAGCCCAATGCTTGCTGGCGTCCAGACCGTCCTGCATCAGGTGGTGCTCGTGGCTCTGCTTGCACATATCGTGTGGATGGCCGTTCAGGATTTTCGTAATGATCTCGTCAATTCCCGGCGCCGTTTCCGCATCGCGCTCGCCATCGTCCTGCCGCTGGCGGCCGTCCTCATTGCGGCCGGCGAGATCTATGCGATGTTCGCGCCGCTTCCCAGCTGGACGACGCTCGCGCAGGCCGTGATGCTGTTTGCGCTCTCCTTCGTCTTCACCGCATGGCTGGTACCCCTGCGTCTGGATTTGTTCGAGGCGCCCTCCCGGCCGGCCGTCAGCGTCAGCGAGCTCTCGCCCGCCGAGCGCATCGAACTGGAGCGTCTGAAGCGTGCCGTCGCAGACGGGGTGTGCCTGGAGGCCGAGCTATCGCTCGGCCAATTGGCTGGGCGCCTTGGCGTGCCCGAACATCGCCTTCGTCGGCTGATCAATGCCGGGCTCGGTTTCAGAAGCTTCTCGGCGTTCATCAATGAGCATCGCGTCGATGAGGCCCGGCGGCGGCTTGCCGACCCGGACCGCGTGCGCGAGCAGATCGTGTCGATCGCTTTTGGCGTCGGCTACGCGTCGCTCGCGCCATTCAACCGGGCATTTCGCGATCGCACGGGCACGACGCCGTCGCAGTTTCGAAAAGATGCGCTGGGCAAGCTCATCGATTCCGAAAATCTCTGA
- a CDS encoding class I SAM-dependent methyltransferase translates to MGFYQNVLLPRLVHRSMTNRELLPYRHSVLSAAEGRVLEIGIGSGLNLPLYPAAVHDVIGLDPSPRLLAMARHTARHCTCAANLIEASAEEIPLDSHSIDTVVTTWTLCSIHGAGQALGEMRRVLKPGGQLLFVEHGLSPEASVQRWQDRLTPFWKRIGGGCHLNRPIRTLIESAGFKIGHLQTGYAKGPRPMVFMYEGRAVP, encoded by the coding sequence GTGGGCTTCTATCAGAATGTCCTGCTGCCGCGCCTGGTGCACCGCTCAATGACCAACCGTGAACTGCTGCCTTACAGGCACAGCGTGCTCTCGGCCGCGGAAGGACGCGTGCTCGAGATCGGCATTGGCTCAGGCCTGAATCTGCCACTCTATCCTGCCGCCGTGCACGACGTGATCGGCCTTGATCCGTCACCGCGGCTATTGGCGATGGCCCGGCATACCGCCAGGCATTGTACTTGCGCAGCAAATCTCATCGAGGCCTCGGCGGAGGAAATTCCGTTGGACAGTCACTCCATCGATACCGTTGTCACAACCTGGACGCTCTGCTCGATCCACGGCGCCGGCCAGGCGCTTGGCGAAATGCGGCGGGTACTCAAGCCAGGCGGGCAACTCCTGTTCGTGGAACACGGCCTCTCGCCGGAAGCGTCGGTTCAACGCTGGCAGGATCGCCTGACGCCGTTCTGGAAGCGCATCGGCGGCGGCTGCCATCTCAACCGACCGATCCGCACCCTGATCGAAAGCGCGGGCTTCAAGATCGGGCATCTTCAAACAGGCTATGCGAAAGGGCCAAGGCCGATGGTCTTCATGTACGAAGGCCGCGCCGTACCGTAA
- a CDS encoding HAMP domain-containing sensor histidine kinase, producing the protein MTEAQATDDRAGAAITAARTVPLSRGLSTKLLLLTIVFVLLAEILIFLPWIASYRVSWLKERLGTAAAVSIVLVQGEPNSLSRTAQNDVLMAIGAKAIAVRDGGVSRLLVVSEMPPQVDEHIDISKVGMIDGMTGALDTLFFGGKRMLRVFGPVGESDKEFELIMPDYALRSAMLVYSRNVAFVSLLISLFTAMLVYAAIDLIMIGPIRAMTRSMLTFSEAPDDPGRIIRPAARADEIGVAERELSQMQERLQKMLSEQKHLADLGLAVSKINHDMRNILASAQLMSDRLRLVKDPTVQSFAPKLLRALDRAVSYSEGVLAYGRTQEPPPSRRRVRLRQLVEDVHGLLDIEEGIEFVNGVEHAFEVDADSDQLFRVLTNLCRNAVQAMAADTESAVVRRLAVSAERLGSVSRIVVTDTGPGLPPKARENLFAAFRGSARSGGTGLGLAIAYELIRAHGGTVELVESIGGRTVFAVTIPDQPVRLDQARGSLRRPA; encoded by the coding sequence ATGACTGAAGCCCAAGCCACGGACGACAGGGCCGGCGCGGCGATTACCGCTGCCCGCACGGTGCCCCTGTCGCGCGGCCTGTCGACCAAGCTTCTTCTGCTCACCATCGTCTTCGTGCTTTTGGCCGAAATCCTGATTTTCCTGCCCTGGATCGCCAGCTATCGGGTGAGCTGGCTGAAGGAGCGCCTGGGCACAGCGGCCGCGGTCTCGATCGTCCTGGTGCAGGGCGAGCCCAACTCGCTCTCGCGCACTGCCCAGAACGACGTTTTGATGGCGATCGGCGCCAAGGCGATCGCCGTGCGCGACGGCGGCGTCTCGCGGCTTTTGGTGGTGTCCGAGATGCCGCCGCAGGTCGACGAGCATATCGACATTTCCAAGGTCGGCATGATCGACGGCATGACCGGGGCGCTCGACACGCTGTTCTTCGGCGGCAAGCGCATGCTGCGCGTGTTCGGCCCGGTCGGCGAGAGCGACAAGGAATTCGAGCTGATCATGCCCGACTACGCCTTGCGCAGCGCCATGTTGGTCTATTCGCGCAACGTCGCCTTCGTCTCGCTGCTGATCTCGCTGTTCACCGCCATGCTGGTCTATGCCGCGATCGACTTGATCATGATCGGCCCGATCCGCGCCATGACGCGCTCGATGCTGACCTTCTCGGAGGCGCCCGACGATCCCGGGCGCATCATCCGTCCCGCCGCTCGCGCCGACGAGATCGGCGTCGCCGAGCGCGAGTTGTCGCAGATGCAGGAACGGCTGCAGAAGATGCTCTCCGAGCAGAAGCACCTCGCCGATCTCGGGCTGGCGGTGTCGAAGATCAACCACGACATGCGCAACATCCTGGCCTCCGCGCAGCTGATGTCCGACCGCCTGCGGCTGGTCAAGGACCCGACCGTGCAGTCCTTCGCGCCGAAGCTGCTGCGCGCGCTCGACCGCGCGGTGTCCTATTCGGAGGGCGTGCTCGCTTATGGCCGCACGCAGGAGCCGCCGCCGTCGCGCCGCCGCGTCCGGCTGCGCCAGCTGGTCGAGGACGTGCACGGCCTGCTCGACATCGAGGAGGGCATCGAATTCGTCAACGGCGTCGAGCACGCCTTCGAGGTCGATGCCGATTCCGACCAGCTGTTCCGCGTGCTCACCAATCTCTGCCGCAACGCCGTGCAGGCGATGGCGGCCGACACCGAAAGCGCTGTGGTGCGCAGGCTGGCCGTCTCGGCCGAGCGCCTGGGCAGCGTCAGCCGCATCGTCGTCACCGACACCGGCCCCGGCCTGCCGCCGAAAGCGCGCGAGAACCTGTTCGCCGCCTTCCGCGGCTCGGCGCGCAGCGGCGGCACCGGCCTTGGTCTGGCCATCGCCTACGAGCTGATCCGCGCCCATGGCGGCACGGTCGAGCTGGTCGAATCGATCGGCGGCCGCACCGTCTTCGCCGTCACCATCCCCGACCAGCCGGTGCGGCTCGACCAGGCGCGCGGAAGTTTGCGCCGACCTGCCTAG
- a CDS encoding SRPBCC family protein, with translation MSTQAADTIVRHSIVVEAPIERAFKVFTEDFGKFKPKEHNLLRVPIVETVFEPRVGGNIYDRSADGSECRWANVLAYEPPHRLLLSWNITPQWRLETDLNKTSEWEVRFTAEAANRTRVELEHRKLERHGAGWEGVRDGVAADQGWPLYLQRYADLFGR, from the coding sequence ATGAGTACGCAAGCAGCAGATACAATCGTCAGGCATTCGATCGTGGTCGAGGCACCGATCGAGCGCGCCTTCAAAGTCTTCACCGAGGACTTTGGCAAGTTCAAACCCAAGGAGCACAATCTGCTCCGTGTACCCATCGTCGAAACGGTGTTCGAGCCGCGCGTCGGTGGAAACATCTATGATCGCAGCGCAGACGGCAGCGAGTGTCGCTGGGCGAACGTACTGGCCTACGAGCCGCCGCACCGGCTGCTGCTTAGCTGGAACATCACGCCGCAATGGCGGCTGGAGACCGATCTCAACAAGACCAGCGAGTGGGAAGTGCGGTTCACCGCAGAGGCCGCCAACCGCACGCGCGTCGAGTTGGAGCACCGCAAGCTCGAGCGCCACGGCGCGGGTTGGGAAGGCGTGCGCGATGGTGTTGCGGCCGATCAGGGCTGGCCGCTCTACCTGCAGCGATACGCCGACCTGTTTGGTCGGTGA